One Portunus trituberculatus isolate SZX2019 chromosome 22, ASM1759143v1, whole genome shotgun sequence genomic window, ATACTCAGACCTCATCACTGGAGGCTTGATTCCCTGGAGTTCATACCTATGGGTGGAAAGACGGTTAGAAGACACAATAGCTTGATCTTAATATTATACAGTACCAAAAACTATGCTCATACCTGTGGGTAGAAGAGGGTTAAAAGCCATACAGTAAACAGCTTCTTCTCACCTCAACTGCTACCAAAAACAGTTCCACATTGAtatcataaagaaaaatcacCTCACAAATTTTAAACtaatgagaaaactaatagagaTGACAAGCCATTCAGTAAACAGCTTCTCCTCACCTCAGCTGCTACCAGAAACAGTCCCACATTAAtatcacacagaaaaaaatcacCTTACAAATATTAAACCAATGAATAAACTGACAGAGCTTCTTCTCACCTCAGCTGCCACCAGAAACAGTTCCAATCACTGTATGGCACTCGACCACTGAACACGTCCCAGCGCCAGAGGTCCATCAGGTAACCAAACGGCAGGAAGGTGATCTTGTCCAGCGCCATGTTCATCAGGAAATTGATATCCACTTCAGGGTTGTCTTCCACATGGTCCAGGAGTCCAACTTTATTAAGGTGCTTTGGTGTGGCAACGCTCAGAGCCAGCACGTCACCCACTGCCTCGTGGAAACCTTCGAGTGGGGGTGAGTTTCAGAGTGTTGGTAGTTTATTGTTGTCTCTCAGTTAATGTGTTTAACTATCaatctttttatcttatctctctgtGTCACTTTCAACTCATACAATTCTGCCTTTCTTGTTGCAATTTTTTGAGGTGACACTACACTTCAAAACAGTGAGGCACGCAGAAGTCACATGAACGGTAAAATCaattaaaaaggaataaagggaagataATTTATTACTATTTGTATTATTCTGTCAATCTCTcagttaatctatctatctacctgtatcactcaactagagccttttaaatatagtgaAGGTGAGGCCAGAATTGTTTCAGAATGAgtcttacttttctatttatatgtAACAAGCATGAGAATTCATAGAGTACACATGTGCTTCTAAGAGATACacactatttctcctttttccctagCTATTCATAACTTATAAGTACTCTAAAGCTTCATTTCAGCATATAGATacacaaaaagacaaataaaaagataaatagataggaagaTAGGTTTGTTGGTAGATAGAATGTTAGAAAGTGCAAACAAAAACGAAGCAACCAAATCAAAGAGTAGGAAAGCATTCAGTAAGATTGGCAAATTTAGTTCCACATGTGTGCTGATTCCCCTTGGAAGGTCCGAGTGGCAGGAACAGTGAGGGAAACAGTGAGGTGGAGATGAGAAGTTACTTGCCCCTCCCGCCTTGAGTGGTCACCTGGGTTGGCTCCTTGCTGGAACACTAAAGGAAGGTGCTTGTACTGCAGGTAATACTGAATGTGGCCCATTTCATGATGCACAGTGATCAGGTCTCGCATTGTGACCTCTGTGCACTGTTTGATCCTGAGGAGTTGAGTGTGAGCACTTGTTTTAATGTGAGTGCTTGGGGGTTTCTGTATGACATGATGCTAATAAAATAAAGGTTTGCATGGTTattgtgtgtagtgtgtatgtTTCTCGGGTAGTGTTAAAAGAAActaaatggaaagaagagaagaaacggaAGAAAATAAGCAATCAGACTactccagtcagccagccagccagccggtcAAACCCTCACCTGGGTTTGCTCCTTCCCGGAAGATGTGAGGTAAGTGCTTGTACTGAAGGAAGTACTGAATGTGACCCATCTCATGGTGCACTGTGATCAGGTCATTCATGGTCACATCAGTGCACTGCTTAATTCTTCAAGGGAAGAATACAAGGTCTTAGAAGTCAAGATAGTGACAGGCAAGGGAAGGACTGTGACTCAACACGAAATAGTACTACAGAAGTATGTTGTATATAACATGTGACTGTCAATATCTATCAGATATTCACATGATTAATAAATTATCTGCGTATACCAAGACTTGTTCATACACTCATTGTAtcattgtatgtatgtagtgtGTGTTCATGCATACTGGTGTGTAATCGGTGTAAATACTAATGGTGTAATTAGGCAATTTAAAGGCTTCTATGTGTAAAAATATCATTAAGCATATAAAAGCATAATAATCAGCACTAATATCGTCTGTTTGTAATATTCATTTCCAATCATGCAATTTCTTGTTACTAAAGCATGTTTAACTCAACAGTAAATATACACAGCATTCCATCACACTAATACTGATGTTTGTTTGCAATGCTTACTGTAAATCACACAGACACTCCCTTTGTTATAGCATGTTGAACTTCAAAACTAAGCAATCATTCTctactaaagaaaaaacaaacaggtGGGGCACAGACAACACAGACACAAGCAACATAAGGAATACCGACCTGAAGTCCTGGCCATTACAGAAGTCCCAGGCCGAGGCATGACACACCAGCTCGCGTCCTTGTGGCTTCTCAATGATAGAGTTCCGCCAGAATTCTTCCGGCATGCGTGTCAGGTTGAGTGACGTGAAGAACTCCTCGGACAGTTCAAACATCCTGCGTGCATCGTAACCCTGAAGAGATTGGGGTGATTTCAGTGCTTCTCTCACGATTATTAAAGCATGTTTAGCTCTAGTTCTTTGTTCAGTGCCTGTGATTCCTGATTTCACTAGCTATTATGGATTCTACTAATATTTATCTTCCATGCATCATTATCCTGAAGAGACAAGGTTTATTTCAGTGCTGCTCTCAAAATTACTAGGACATATTTAGCTCTAGTTCTTTTAGTGCTTGTGATTCCTGATTTCTCTAGCTCTTATGGATCCTACTAATGTTTTTCCTCACTGTTTGGATGTTATCTCTATCTAATGAGGTGTTTAtggtttttaagggagttttttACAGTTCTATTGCCAGATGAACAAAATTTATACACTATTAAACTGGCTATCATCTTTGTAGGCTTTGAAATTAATGATGAGATAGCAAAGCCTCTCAGAACAAACCCCTTGTTTGTACCCTGTGTGAAACTGCTGCCTTGgtatagatagacatatagatatgACACCTTCTCTTACTGGCTTGTCATCTTTGCAGactttgaaaataatggtaaGATATATAGCCCTTGTCTGTACCGTGGGTGAAACTGCTGCCTTgctacagacagatagatagacagatatgacACCTCCTCTTACTGGCTTATCATCTTTCCAGGctttgaaaataatggtgaGGTAGGAAGGCCTCTCAGAATATACCCTTTGTCTGTACCCAGTGAGAAATTGCTGCCttggtatagatagatagacagatatgacATCTGCCTttactctccacacacacacactaagggagACATGCAGAGTACACCTGAGACACGGCTAACCTGCTGCACCATCTGAGGTGTCACATCCACTGAAGTCTTGCCAGGGTATGGGATGGCCAGGTCGTAAATCTCAGCCCAGGACTGTGACCACATATTGCCCAGAAGGTGTGCCGGGATTGGGCCACGTTTGGTCACGTACATCTCGCCATAATGCTGCCGAGGAAACAAATCACTTTGATACACTAGGGAAGGTCATTTACTACTGCTTATTCTGCCTTTCTTGTAGCATTTCCAGCCCTGAGGTGATAATAGACTTCAAAACAGTTGGGTAGAAGTGACATGAATGGTAAATCATAtaaagagagaagtaaggaagataATTTACTACTATATGTACATTATTCTGCCTTTCTTGTTGCAATTTTCAGGTTTGAGGTGATACTAGGCTTCAAAACAGTcaggtagaagaaaaaaataatcaaataaaatgaaaagtggagcatgaatgaaaataaataccaaAACACATGCTAGGAAGTTATGTTTATATATAattactcttttctctcccttcctcctttttaatcAAGGtgggaaaaggaaattaaaaaccaaaataaataggctagataattttctcttttctcttttgtttgtatGGTAAAAgctagttcagagagagagagagagagagagagagagagagagagagagagagagagagagagagagagagagagagagagagactatatcaaaagtaaatttagataattccccctttcctctctcccttcctctgcaGTCTCTCATTCTGATTTGTAATGCGCAGGGCCCCACATTTAGTACATAACAcgcatatttttcttgttggtgGGGGAAGAGATTTGAATGTGGAAGAGAGGGATGTGAATCAAGTGAGTTTGTTAATGTTGAGCCGTCTGATTCTGTCTCTGATTTGTAATGCGCAGGGTACCACGAGACGCATATTTTTCTGGTTAATAAGGGAAGCTGGGGAGAAACCTCGagtgtggaagggagggaagtgaatCAAGCGTGCATGTTAGTGGTGAGGTGTGTGATTCTGCCTCTGATTTGTAATGCACAAAGTACCACGAGACATTTTTTGGTTAGTGAAAGACCCCGagtgtggaagggagggaaatcaATCGTGTGTCTGTTAGTCGAGGTGCCTGATTATATGACTTGTAATGCGCAGGGCACCACACTCACCTCCCGCAGCTTCCTCCTGACGTAGGCGTGCAGCTGTTCATAGAGAGGCTTGAGCTGCATGAACAGGTGGCGCAGGTCATCGCGGAAGGTGGCCGACTCGTAAGGGTAAATCCACATCTCACCCATGTTCTCAAAATCTAGAAAAAGGTGATACTATAATTTTTTTACTCCATGAAGGCACAAGACGTAACATTTCTAGTTTCTTTTTGCTGTCAAGAGAAcgagatcaagaaaaaaagaggagttaTTGTAAGCTGACTATCTTTTTAACTCCATGAAGGCACAAGACATAAcatttctgcttttttcttGCTGTCAAGGGAAGGAGATTGTCAGTTGAAGCACGTGTGATCTCAAAATCTAAGAAAAAAGAGTTACTGTAAGCTGACACTATGCCTTTTACACTATGAAGACACAGGACAACATTTCTGCTTTCATTTTGCTGCGAAGGGAAGATGGTCAGTTGAAGGCAGCATAATCCACCTTACCATTGAGTTTGGCGGCTTTGTTGGCGAGCTGAACaaattggtggtagtggttcttCATACGCCTCCCTGAAGCATCACGCCACATCTTCCACACGTGCTCCAGCTCACCATAGTCCCGGCTGGTGCGCAGGATCCTCGTTAGATCTGTGGGAAGAATGGGGATTGGAGACGCTACATAGTGAAGCGCGCTGAGAGGACCATTTGCGTAACCTTTTCATAtgaactgggacgcattttttactgaGATTGGGTATGATAGACGATTTAATTTACATCaacaagggtttatggaggtcagaaaattaatggccagagtcttcactattttcatccccacataagtttctgaagctgtataaaatcaccaaatagtaaccagctagaatgaatgtgaaaacgcgcgTCATTGCACTAAATACATACGTCGCACTTCCgttacattcaaaaggctctaattgaactAATATGGCGCTTTTAAGGATGTTTATACGGTTATAGTGAAAGATTAACTCCATTTCTATATTACTAGCAGAATAAACGCTCTTGGGAACCTGGCCAATTATCTCCGTGGCTAATGGAATATATAGCCACGAGCGAATGGTTTGATTCACGCCAAATCACACGCACAGTCAAGAGGATAATTTTGATAATCGAGAATAATTTTGACGAGAACTAACATCTGTATGGAGGTATATTGGTAAATTccgtgacaagagagagagagagagagagagagagagagagagagagagagagagagagagattctgcagTTATCTTGTGAAAGGCTTTGAAGATGCAGTGAAGATGGTGTACAATGATATATTGTTACGAACTGCTGCATGTCATAGTGAAAGGGTGGATAGTCAGTGAATCCTTGGCCCAACGCAGGCACAACTGATGCCACGAAGTGAAATCTGATCTGGCCGCCaaaacacacacgtagctactcTTGATAAGCAAAACCAGTACCTTGTTCGCTTATTATTCAATAAAAATTGGCTACTTTAGAAAGCGAGACCACTCAAAACAAGcccgaccacacacacacacacacacacacacacacactgcaaagtACGCCAAATATTACCTAAACGAGAAGTAGGAAAGATTTTAACTGGAATAGATCGAAGGGCGGtagagaagagtaggaaaagatAAGACGTGGATgcgaatggaagggaaagggatgtGGAGGACCAATGGACGAAGAGTGAATGAGGTTGGAGGTCCAGtactaactttctctctctctctctctctctctctctggcaagtcGTAGTAAAAACCAGTCCATGCCAACCAGTGGATCGAAAAGTTTCACAACATGCGCGTGTCTATGCCCACTTCCCTGTatacctgtctctctccctccacctgacCGCTCCCTCACATGTTCTCGTCCACCTCACCTGCGCTTCTTTCTTACACCTGTGCTATCTAACTTGTGATCTGTAGTTATCTGGGGTCATTAACTGTTCGTGTGAGTGTGGTAAatatcatctactactactgctgctactactactactactactactactactactactactactacaactactattacaaccactactgtaaggacaatgagagagagagagagagagagagagagagagagagagagagagagagagagagagagagaga contains:
- the LOC123507320 gene encoding angiotensin-converting enzyme-like isoform X2, which translates into the protein MLWVWVCCLALAAAFPEEPASMSEVAGESMEELEARARTFLAEIDARGSRECTQATTANWNYASDINEKHRKEKAAAQIKYASWEKESWHKVNEWKGTWQKLSDPSLKRQFKFLSILGTAALPKKELEKYNNLITEMGTIYSTAKICDYKKTGSCKLTLEPDLTRILRTSRDYGELEHVWKMWRDASGRRMKNHYHQFVQLANKAAKLNDFENMGEMWIYPYESATFRDDLRHLFMQLKPLYEQLHAYVRRKLREHYGEMYVTKRGPIPAHLLGNMWSQSWAEIYDLAIPYPGKTSVDVTPQMVQQGYDARRMFELSEEFFTSLNLTRMPEEFWRNSIIEKPQGRELVCHASAWDFCNGQDFRIKQCTDVTMNDLITVHHEMGHIQYFLQYKHLPHIFREGANPGFHEAVGDVLALSVATPKHLNKVGLLDHVEDNPEVDINFLMNMALDKITFLPFGYLMDLWRWDVFSGRVPYSDWNCFWWQLRYELQGIKPPVMRSEYDFDPGAKYHIGANVPYIRYFVSFVVQFQFHKALCLKAGEYDPQNASKPLHKCDIYHSTEAGNALGDMLQMGSSKEWPDAMEALTGAREMDASAIREYFSPLEKWLREDNEKHGEFIGWETDETLCSSEGMSEGATSEPTSSAPCCSPASLLLLLLVALLAHFH
- the LOC123507320 gene encoding angiotensin-converting enzyme-like isoform X1, which translates into the protein MLWVWVCCLALAAAFPEEPASMSEVAGESMEELEARARTFLAEIDARGSRECTQATTANWNYASDINEKHRKEKAAAQIKYASWEKESWHKVNEWKGTWQKLSDPSLKRQFKFLSILGTAALPKKELEKYNNLITEMGTIYSTAKICDYKKTGSCKLTLEPDLTRILRTSRDYGELEHVWKMWRDASGRRMKNHYHQFVQLANKAAKLNDFENMGEMWIYPYESATFRDDLRHLFMQLKPLYEQLHAYVRRKLREHYGEMYVTKRGPIPAHLLGNMWSQSWAEIYDLAIPYPGKTSVDVTPQMVQQGYDARRMFELSEEFFTSLNLTRMPEEFWRNSIIEKPQGRELVCHASAWDFCNGQDFRIKQCTEVTMRDLITVHHEMGHIQYYLQYKHLPLVFQQGANPGFHEAVGDVLALSVATPKHLNKVGLLDHVEDNPEVDINFLMNMALDKITFLPFGYLMDLWRWDVFSGRVPYSDWNCFWWQLRYELQGIKPPVMRSEYDFDPGAKYHIGANVPYIRYFVSFVVQFQFHKALCLKAGEYDPQNASKPLHKCDIYHSTEAGNALGDMLQMGSSKEWPDAMEALTGAREMDASAIREYFSPLEKWLREDNEKHGEFIGWETDETLCSSEGMSEGATSEPTSSAPCCSPASLLLLLLVALLAHFH